From a single Populus nigra chromosome 18, ddPopNigr1.1, whole genome shotgun sequence genomic region:
- the LOC133678050 gene encoding aminoaldehyde dehydrogenase 2, peroxisomal-like codes for MAIHLPNRQLFIDGEWRETVLKKRIPVINPATEQIIGDIPAATAEDVEIAVEAAKKAFSRNKGKDWSSASGAYRAKYLRAIAAKITERKSELGKLEAIDSGKPLDEALWDMDDVAGCFEYYADLAEGLDTKQKAPVSLPMETFKSFVLKEPLGVVALITPWNYPLLLATWKVAPALAAGCTAILKPSELASVTCLELGEVCREVGLPPGVLNILTGLGTEAGAPLASHPHVDKVAFTGSTATGSRIMASAAQMVKPVSMELGGKSPIIVFEDVDLDKAAEWTLFGCFWTNGQICSATSRLLVHESIASEFLDKLVKWTKKIKISDPFEEGCRLGPLVSGEQYDKILKFIATAKSEGATILSGGDRPKHLNKGFFVEPTIIIDVTTSMQIWREEVFGPVLCVKTFSTEDEAIDLANDTHYGLGAAVISNDPERCDRVAKAFRAGIVWINCSQPCFCQAPWGGIKRSGFGRELGEWGLENYLSVKQVTRYISEEPWGWYQAPSKL; via the exons ATGGCGATCCATCTACCTAATCGACAGCTATTCATCGACGGAGAATGGAGAGAAACCGTTCTCAAAAAACGCATCCCCGTTATCAACCCTGCCACTGAACAGATCATCG GTGATATACCAGCAGCCACTGCAGAAGATGTGGAGATTGCAGTTGAAGCAGCTAAGAAAGCATTTTCTAGGAACAAAGGCAAAGATTGGTCCTCCGCGTCAGGTGCTTATCGTGCCAAGTATTTGCGTGCTATTGCTGCTAAG ATAACAGAGAGGAAATCAGAACTAGGAAAACTTGAAGCAATTGATAGTGGAAAACCTCTAGATGAAGCACTGTGGGACATG GATGATGTTGCAGGATGTTTTGAGTACTATGCGGACCTTGCTGAAGGCTTAGATACAAAGCAGAAAGCTCCTGTTTCTCTTCCTATGGAAACATTTAAGAGCTTTGTTCTTAAAGAACCACTTGGGGTTGTTGCTCTGATCACTCCATG GAATTACCCACTATTGTTGGCTACTTGGAAAGTGGCTCCAGCCCTGGCCGCAGGGTGCACTGCAATACTGAAGCCTTCTGAACTGGCATCAGT GACTTGTTTGGAGCTGGGTGAAGTGTGTAGGGAGGTTGGTCTTCCTCCTGGTGTCCTCAATATTTTAACTGGGTTGGGCACTGAAGCAGGTGCTCCTTTGGCATCTCATCCCCATGTTGACAAG GTTGCATTTACTGGGAGCACTGCTACAGGGAGCAGGATAATGGCATCTGCAGCTCAAATGGTCAAG CCTGTTTCAATGGAGCTAGGTGGGAAAAGCCCAATCATTGTTTTTGAGGATGTTGATCTTGATAAGG CGGCTGAGTGGACCCTCTTTGGTTGCTTTTGGACAAATGGCCAGATATGCAGTGCAACATCCCGTCTTTTAGTGCAT GAAAGCATTGCATCAGAATTTTTGGACAAGCTTGTCAAAtggaccaaaaaaattaaaatttctgatCCTTTCGAAGAGGGTTGCAGGCTTGGCCCACTTGTCAGTGGAGAGCAG tatgataaaatattaaaattcattgCAACCGCCAAGAGTGAAGGTGCAACCATTTTGAGTGGTGGGGATCGTCCCAAG CATTTAAACAAGGGATTCTTTGTTGAACCAACCATCATCATTGATGTAACGACCTCCATGCAAATCTGGAGAGAAGAAGTTTTTGGGCCTGTTCtatgtgttaaaacatttagtACTGAAGATGAAGCCATCGATTTGGCAAATGACACCCA TTATGGCTTAGGAGCTGCTGTTATATCAAATGATCCAGAGAGGTGTGATCGTGTAGCCAAG GCTTTCCGGGCAGGTATTGTCTGGATCAATTGCTCACAGCCATGCTTCTGTCAAGCTCCATGGGGAGGCATTAAGCGCAGTGGTTTTGGGCGTGAATTAGGAGAATG GGGACTTGAAAACTACTTAAGTGTGAAGCAGGTAACTcgatatatctctgaagaaccATGGGGTTGGTACCAGGCTCCCTCAAAGCTATAA
- the LOC133678468 gene encoding uncharacterized protein LOC133678468 — MAGNSSYETSWADQWDYNKDPVVYHNKDGSSSNSTAKYKQKVGEGLGKTKQVASIGFKKVKEGTSVGFQWIKEKYQKTTQKR; from the coding sequence ATGGCCGGAAACAGTTCTTATGAGACATCATGGGCTGATCAATGGGACTACAACAAAGATCCTGTTGTCTATCATAACAAGGACGGCAGCAGCAGCAATTCGACTGCCAAATACAAGCAGAAGGTTGGAGAAGGGCTTGGAAAGACCAAACAGGTTGCTTCAATTGGGTTCAAGAAGGTGAAAGAAGGGACCTCTGTTGGCTTCCAATGGATCAAAGAAAAGTATCAGAAGACTACCCAGAAACGCTAG